CCCCAAGGAAGCGAGCGGCAAGTTCTACTTCCGCATCGGCAACTTCTTCTGAACAGAAGCTAGAGCATTAAAACGAGATCGGCGCGCATCCTGACTGGGGATGCGCGCCGCCCTCTATTTTCTGTTTCTGCTGGTTTTCCCGGCTAACCCTGCTGCTCGGCCCACAGCGCCCGCATCTCCTCGCTTCGGTCCAGCAGTTGGGCCAGCGTTCCCTCATCCACAATCTGTCCCTCTTGCATCAGCAGAATGCGGTCGGCGCGGCTCAAAGCGGCGCGGCGGTGGCTGACCACCAGACACGTCGCGTCCGTCTCGCGGAATAGGCCGTCCCACAGCTGCGCCTCGGTGCGGGCGTCCAGGGCGCTGGACACGTCGTCAAAGACCAGCAGGTCCGCGTCACGGGCCAGCATCCGGGCCACCGCCGTGCGCTGCATCTGCCCGCCAGAAAGCTTGACGCCGCGTGCGCCCACCGGGGTGTCCAGCCCCTGCGAAAGCTGGGCCAGATCGGGTTCTAGCACGGCCAGCCGCACCGCGCGGCCCAGCCGGTCCTCCCCGCTGCCGCTCAACACGTTCTCGCGCAGGCTGTCACTGAACAGGCTGGGAATCTGGGAGGTGTAGGCGCTGCGGGGCGGCACCAGGAACGAGGAGGGATCGTCCACCGTCTGCCCATTCCAGGTGACGGTGCCGGCCTGCGCCGGAATCAGGCCCAGCAGCGCCCGCAGCAGCGTGCTCTTGCCGCTGCCGATGCGCCCGGTGACCACCACGAACTCGCCCTGCCGAACGCTGAAACTGGCGTCGCGCACGCCCAGCCCGCTGTCGTGGGTGGCGGTCAAGCCGGAGACCCGCAATTCCTCCAGCGGCAAGCGGGGCGGCGCGGCGGGCGGCGCGGGCGGCTCGCTGTGCAGGTAGGCGGGGTGGTGCTCCACGATCCTGGTGTCGGGCGCGTCCTGCAGCAGCCGGGTCATGCGGTCATAGCTGACCCCGGTGCGGCGGTGGCGGGCAATCGCGTCCCCGAAGAAGCCCATGCTGCCGGTCAGGCGCGGCAGCAGGCCGATGAACAGCACGAAGTCGGCCACCTCCAGCGCGCCGCCGCGAATCTTGCTGGCTCCCAGCAGCAGCACCAGCCCCACCGCCAGGTTGACCATGTTGGTGTTGACACCCCGGATCAGCTCGGTGAGCAGCACGTCGCGCAGGGCAGCGTGGCGGCGCGTCTCGCCCAGCTTGCCCAGGTGCGCCACCATGCCGTCTTCGCGGGCGGCCAGCTTCACGGCGCTGACGGCCCCGAAGGTTTCCCCGATAAAGTCCGTGACACGGGCGGTGGCCTCGCGCATGCGGCGGCGGTAGCTGCGGATGGTGGGCGAGAGCCGCTGCACGAACGCCACCATCAGCAGCAGCGGCGCGCAGACCAGCAGCGTGATCAGCGGGTCCACGCGGGCCATCAGCGCGATGGCCACCAGCGAGTACACCACGAAGCCCGCACTGTCGATCCAGACCTCGACGTAGCCGGCCACGTCCTCCACGTCGTCGCGGAAGCGGCTGACCGCCTCGGCGGGGGTGTCGGGCAGACGGCGCGAGCGGCGGGCGGTCAGCAGGTAGCCCAGCAGGTTACGGCGCACCAGCGCGTCCAGCGTGTACCACAGCTCGATAAAGGCGCGAAAGGCCCCGTAGAACAGCCCGAAGCGGCTGGCCCGCACCAGCGCGAACCACGCCACCGAGGTCCACGCGGCGGCGATGGCCGGGCTGATGCCCTGCCCGCCCGTCCGCAGGTTCTCGGCCTCGTCCAGCCGCGCGAACACGCCGCTGACCGCGTACACCAGCAGCGCGGGCGAGACGTGCACCAGGCCCCACATCAGCAGGTTGAAGGCGAACAGGGCCGGCCGGTACGCAAACAGGCGTTTGGTCAGGGCAAAGGTGCGGTCCGGCGCGGTGGCGGGTTGGGTGGAAGGAACGGTGGTCATGTACAGGCTCCGGAGGGGAAGGAAACGTCGGGGGAACGCGGCGGAACAGGCACCGAGAGGCAGGAACCGGGACTCATGCCAGCACCCCCACGCCCTCTTCTTCCAGCGTGCCGGCCCGCAGCAGTTCGGCGTAGTGGCTGGCTGGATTCAGGGCCAGCACGGCGCGGGCGCCGTCCTCCAGCACCTCGCCGTCGCCCAGCACCAGAATGCGGTCCGCGCGGGCCACGGTGTCCAGCCGGTGGGCGATGATGATGGCCGTGCGTCCGGCCAGCAGGCGGGTCATGGCGGCGGTCAGCAGCGCCTCGGTGGCCGGATCGAGGCGGCTGCTGGGTTCGTCGAGGATGATCACGGCGGGATCGCGCAGCATCACGCGGGCAAAGGCCAGCAGCTGGGCCTCACCCGCCGACAGGCTGCCGGTGGGCAGGGGCGTGTGCACGCCGTCTTTCAGGCGCGCGAGCCACGTGCCCAGGCCCACTTCATGCAGGGCCGCCTCCACCTCCTCGTCGGTGATCTGGGGGTCAAAGAACGAGAGGTTGTCACGCACGCTGGCCTGGAACAATTGAACGTCCTGCGTGACCACCGCCACCCGCCGCCTCAGCCCGTGCAGGTCCACGTCCTGCACATTCATGCCGCCCAGCCTTACGCTGCCGGAGGTGGCGTCGTACAGCCGCGAGACCAGCCGGGTCAGCGTGGTCTTGCCGCTGCCGGTGCGGCCCAGCAGGCCCAGGGTCTGTCCGGCAGGCAGGCTGAAGGAAACGCCGTGCAGCACGCCGCGCAGCTCCGGCTCGTCGGGGGAATAGCTGAACGACACATTCTCGAACTCCAGGCCCAGCGCGCCGTCTTCGGGCAGCTGGGCGCTGCCGCCGTGAATCGCGCTGCGCAGGGCCAGAATCTCGCTCACACGGAACAGGCTGGCCCCGGCCTTCTGCAACTCCTGAAGCTGCTGCGTGAGCTGGTCAATGGGTTCTTCCACCAGACTCATGTACTGGTACAGCAAGAAGGCCGTGCCCAGCGAGATCGCGCCCGCCGTGTACAGGCCCACCGCCGCCGACAGCACGCCCACATAGCCGACGGCGAACAGCGCCATGCTCAGCTGCCACACGACGCTGCGCCGCTGCCAGGACCGGACGCTGCGGGTAAAGAAGGTGCGCTGCGTCCGCAAAAAGGCGTTCAGGTGGTGGCCGCCCGCGCCCAGGCTGCGGATGTCCTCCAGGCCCGCCAGCCGTTCCTCGACGAAGCCGAACAGCTTGGCGCTGGACTCGCGCTCCAGGCGGGTGGGTTCCACGCCCAGCTTGCGAACGCCGTTCATGGCGACCAGCGTGACCAGGGTAAACAGCGTGACGCCCGCGCCCACGCGCCAGTCCTCGCGGAAGAACATGAACAGCGCACCCAGCAGCAGCAGCGCCGCGCCAAACACCCGCACCGCAAACTGGGAGAAGAAGTTGCTCAGGGCCGTCACGTCGCCGTCGATGCGCTCGATCATCTCGCCGGGCGTGCGTTCCTTGTGCTCGCGCATGTCCAGCGACAGCAGGTGGGCCATCAGATCGACGCGCAGGCGGTTGGTGGCGGTCCAGCCCACCCGCGCCCCCACGTAGGTGGCCCCCGCCGTCATCAGTTGTACGCCAATCGCCAGCAGGATATAGAAGCCCGCCAGCCGCGCCAGCAGGCCCACGTCAGCCCCTGCGCCCAGTTTGGCGTTGTCCACGAAGGTTCGGAGCAGCTGCGGCAGCAGCAGATTGAGGCCGGTGCCGGTGAGCAACAGCGCAGCCAGTCCAGCCACCTGCCACTTCAACGGCCCCAGGTACACCCGCAGCACGCCCAGCGTCGAGGACGGTCTGGACGACCCGGCAGGTTCTTGAGGGGAAACGGGCAACGACATCACTACAGGCTAGAGCGGCGCGCGCCCAATTGCATACGCAATGTGGCGCATTTGGGCGTGTCCATGCTGCGCCCATGAAGGTTGCGCCAGTCGAAATATGAGATGGAGGGGCAGGCCGCTGCGGCCCTCCCTCCATCTCGATCCGTTTCGGCCCCGCGCAATGCCTACCCCTCTGGCCAGCTCAGGTCAGAAAGGAATTGACCCTCAGCTCTTGTCCTTGGTCAGAATCCTCACCGACAGGATCTCATCGGCTTCGGCGTCAGGCACCTCGGCGTTCTGCGCGTCCATCGTACGCGTCAGCTTGGGCAGCACGTCGTCACCCGTGACCACCTTGCCGAAGATGGTGTGCTTGCCGTTCAGGAAATCGGTGGGCGCGAAGGTGATGAAAAACTGGCTGCCGTTGGTGGCCGGGCCGCTGTTGGCCATCGCCAGGATGCCTGCCGAGTTGAAGGTCAGCTTGGTGCGGAACTCGTCGGCAAAGCTGTAGCCGGGGCCGCCGGTGCCCCACTGGTCCTTCTTGGCCTCGTCCACGCTCAGGGGATCGCCGGTCTGGGCCATGAAGCCCTCAATGACGCGGTGAAAGCGGATGCCATCGAAGTAACGGTCACGCGCCAGCGTCACGAAGTTGTTGACCGTCACGGGCGTTTCCTGCTCGTACAGGTCCGCCAGAATCTGACCGCGGCTGGTGTCGATCAGGGCGTAGTAGTCCTGGCCGTCCTGCAGGGCCATGGCGGGTTCCTTCTTGAACTCGCGCACCGGCTCCTTGCTCAGGGGGGGGACCAGGGTATAGCCCGTGGGAATCTCGCCCGCTGCGGTGACAGCAGGCGTGGC
This DNA window, taken from Deinococcus aerolatus, encodes the following:
- a CDS encoding ABC transporter ATP-binding protein encodes the protein MTTVPSTQPATAPDRTFALTKRLFAYRPALFAFNLLMWGLVHVSPALLVYAVSGVFARLDEAENLRTGGQGISPAIAAAWTSVAWFALVRASRFGLFYGAFRAFIELWYTLDALVRRNLLGYLLTARRSRRLPDTPAEAVSRFRDDVEDVAGYVEVWIDSAGFVVYSLVAIALMARVDPLITLLVCAPLLLMVAFVQRLSPTIRSYRRRMREATARVTDFIGETFGAVSAVKLAAREDGMVAHLGKLGETRRHAALRDVLLTELIRGVNTNMVNLAVGLVLLLGASKIRGGALEVADFVLFIGLLPRLTGSMGFFGDAIARHRRTGVSYDRMTRLLQDAPDTRIVEHHPAYLHSEPPAPPAAPPRLPLEELRVSGLTATHDSGLGVRDASFSVRQGEFVVVTGRIGSGKSTLLRALLGLIPAQAGTVTWNGQTVDDPSSFLVPPRSAYTSQIPSLFSDSLRENVLSGSGEDRLGRAVRLAVLEPDLAQLSQGLDTPVGARGVKLSGGQMQRTAVARMLARDADLLVFDDVSSALDARTEAQLWDGLFRETDATCLVVSHRRAALSRADRILLMQEGQIVDEGTLAQLLDRSEEMRALWAEQQG
- a CDS encoding ABC transporter ATP-binding protein — its product is MSLPVSPQEPAGSSRPSSTLGVLRVYLGPLKWQVAGLAALLLTGTGLNLLLPQLLRTFVDNAKLGAGADVGLLARLAGFYILLAIGVQLMTAGATYVGARVGWTATNRLRVDLMAHLLSLDMREHKERTPGEMIERIDGDVTALSNFFSQFAVRVFGAALLLLGALFMFFREDWRVGAGVTLFTLVTLVAMNGVRKLGVEPTRLERESSAKLFGFVEERLAGLEDIRSLGAGGHHLNAFLRTQRTFFTRSVRSWQRRSVVWQLSMALFAVGYVGVLSAAVGLYTAGAISLGTAFLLYQYMSLVEEPIDQLTQQLQELQKAGASLFRVSEILALRSAIHGGSAQLPEDGALGLEFENVSFSYSPDEPELRGVLHGVSFSLPAGQTLGLLGRTGSGKTTLTRLVSRLYDATSGSVRLGGMNVQDVDLHGLRRRVAVVTQDVQLFQASVRDNLSFFDPQITDEEVEAALHEVGLGTWLARLKDGVHTPLPTGSLSAGEAQLLAFARVMLRDPAVIILDEPSSRLDPATEALLTAAMTRLLAGRTAIIIAHRLDTVARADRILVLGDGEVLEDGARAVLALNPASHYAELLRAGTLEEEGVGVLA
- a CDS encoding peptidylprolyl isomerase, whose protein sequence is MTNAVKNSALILSALLALTACQKKADETATKPDETTTAEQPAETAPATPAVTAAGEIPTGYTLVPPLSKEPVREFKKEPAMALQDGQDYYALIDTSRGQILADLYEQETPVTVNNFVTLARDRYFDGIRFHRVIEGFMAQTGDPLSVDEAKKDQWGTGGPGYSFADEFRTKLTFNSAGILAMANSGPATNGSQFFITFAPTDFLNGKHTIFGKVVTGDDVLPKLTRTMDAQNAEVPDAEADEILSVRILTKDKS